In one window of Acidobacteriota bacterium DNA:
- the hemE gene encoding uroporphyrinogen decarboxylase: MPAGFQGQRVVAFESRFAEEMASLISRHQGVAQLAPALAEAPLEQNVGAIRFGERLLQGDVAVAVFMTGVGTRTLMDVLQRRYRQRDLLGALSRATLIARGPKPIAALRALGLSTVIPVPEPNTWREVLEVMDTSEGCPNLSGLTVAVQEYGTPNRLLLEELRKRGAEVLQVPVYRWTLPSDTGPLYQAIDALIEGTCRVVLFTNSMQVSHLFQLASQQQKADALRRALNHAVTASIGPNCSQALRRELVRVDLEAGQPNMARLVEEASRKAAASPRDEGVPPSSRVAVSVDVESGTPVPRTYSRLDNSVFMRACRRQATEYTPIWLMRQAGRYMAEYREIRSRTSFLGLCKNSDLAAEVTVTAAHRLGVDAAIIFADILLIVEPMGLGLTFEGGGGPNIQGVIRTQAEVDRLSEVEPEESLSFVFDAVRKARAGLRPDLPLIGFAGAPFTLASYITEGGGSKNYVHTKELMYRHSGAWDSMMQLISRSVTRYLNGQILAGAQAVQLFDSWAGCLSPEDYRRWVLPYTIQVIENIRPGVPVIYFSTGTGGYLELVGSTGADVIGVDWRIDLAQAWARIGEGQAVQGNLDPLVLLGHPDGIAEKAGEILDQAEGRPGHIFNLGHGILPQTPVDQVLRLVDAVHERSRKVR; the protein is encoded by the coding sequence ATGCCAGCAGGGTTCCAGGGTCAACGGGTGGTTGCCTTCGAAAGCCGATTCGCGGAGGAAATGGCCTCGTTGATCTCGAGACATCAGGGTGTGGCTCAACTGGCTCCGGCCCTGGCGGAGGCCCCGCTGGAACAGAACGTCGGCGCCATCCGATTCGGGGAGAGGCTGCTCCAGGGCGACGTCGCCGTCGCCGTCTTCATGACCGGCGTGGGAACCCGAACCCTGATGGACGTGCTCCAGAGGCGCTACCGGCAACGGGACCTGCTGGGCGCCTTGTCCAGAGCCACGCTGATCGCACGAGGCCCCAAGCCCATTGCAGCGCTCAGGGCACTGGGCCTGTCTACGGTCATTCCCGTCCCCGAACCCAATACCTGGCGGGAAGTTCTGGAAGTCATGGATACCAGCGAGGGTTGCCCCAACCTCTCCGGATTGACGGTGGCCGTTCAGGAGTATGGGACGCCCAATCGACTGTTGCTTGAAGAACTCAGGAAACGGGGAGCCGAAGTGCTGCAGGTTCCCGTCTATCGATGGACACTGCCCTCCGACACCGGTCCGCTTTACCAGGCCATCGATGCCCTGATCGAGGGAACCTGCCGGGTGGTCCTGTTTACCAACTCCATGCAGGTGTCCCATCTCTTCCAACTGGCCAGCCAGCAGCAAAAGGCCGATGCCCTGCGACGCGCCTTGAACCATGCGGTGACCGCTTCCATCGGGCCCAATTGCAGCCAGGCGCTGCGCCGGGAGCTCGTCCGGGTGGACCTGGAAGCCGGCCAGCCCAATATGGCCCGCCTGGTGGAGGAGGCCTCCAGGAAAGCCGCCGCCAGTCCACGGGACGAGGGAGTCCCGCCATCTTCGCGGGTGGCTGTTTCGGTGGACGTCGAGTCCGGGACGCCGGTCCCGCGGACCTACAGCCGGCTGGACAACAGTGTCTTCATGCGAGCCTGCCGCCGTCAGGCCACCGAATACACGCCCATTTGGCTCATGCGCCAGGCTGGACGCTACATGGCCGAATACCGGGAAATACGCTCCCGGACTTCATTTCTGGGTTTGTGCAAGAACTCGGACCTGGCCGCCGAAGTTACCGTTACCGCGGCCCATCGTCTGGGGGTGGATGCCGCCATCATCTTTGCCGATATCCTCTTGATCGTCGAACCCATGGGCCTGGGTCTCACCTTCGAGGGCGGGGGTGGTCCCAACATCCAGGGGGTGATCCGTACACAGGCTGAGGTGGACCGGCTGTCCGAGGTCGAACCGGAAGAATCGCTGTCGTTCGTGTTCGATGCCGTGCGCAAGGCTCGGGCCGGGCTGAGGCCCGACTTGCCGCTCATCGGCTTTGCCGGAGCCCCTTTCACGCTGGCCTCCTACATCACCGAGGGAGGCGGGTCCAAGAACTATGTCCATACCAAGGAACTGATGTACCGCCATTCGGGAGCCTGGGACAGCATGATGCAGTTGATTTCCCGAAGCGTAACCAGGTATCTCAACGGCCAGATTCTGGCCGGGGCCCAGGCCGTTCAACTCTTCGACAGTTGGGCCGGATGCCTCAGCCCAGAGGACTACCGGCGTTGGGTGCTGCCCTACACCATCCAGGTGATCGAAAACATCAGGCCCGGCGTCCCGGTCATCTATTTCTCTACGGGAACCGGCGGATACCTGGAGTTGGTCGGATCGACCGGAGCCGACGTCATCGGGGTCGACTGGCGCATCGATCTGGCCCAGGCCTGGGCCAGGATCGGGGAGGGGCAAGCGGTGCAGGGCAACCTGGATCCCCTGGTGCTGCTGGGGCATCCCGACGGCATCGCGGAGAAAGCCGGAGAGATCCTGGATCAGGCTGAAGGGCGGCCGGGCCACATTTTCAATCTGGGCCACGGCATTCTGCCCCAGACCCCGGTGGACCAGGTGCTAAGACTGGTGGATGCCGTTCACGAGCGAAGCCGGAAGGTTCGGTGA
- a CDS encoding four helix bundle protein has translation MKWEVERGRVKSDLPERTFEFARRVVVLCRFLDEKPGVSRTLGNQLLRSGTSIGANVEEGQAAQSEADFVSKYSIACKEARETHYWLRLLAASEILPPDRLAELEIECNELISILTSIIKKMKTRQQ, from the coding sequence TTGAAGTGGGAAGTGGAAAGAGGACGGGTGAAGTCGGATTTGCCGGAGAGGACGTTTGAGTTTGCCCGGCGGGTGGTCGTGCTATGCCGGTTTCTGGACGAGAAACCAGGGGTCTCGCGGACGCTGGGGAACCAGTTGCTAAGGTCTGGAACTTCGATCGGGGCCAATGTAGAAGAAGGTCAAGCAGCGCAAAGTGAAGCCGACTTCGTCAGCAAGTACAGCATCGCCTGTAAGGAAGCCCGCGAAACGCATTACTGGCTCCGCCTTCTGGCAGCCTCCGAAATCCTTCCGCCGGATAGATTGGCTGAACTGGAGATCGAATGTAATGAATTGATCTCCATTTTGACCAGCATCATCAAGAAAATGAAGACCAGACAGCAATGA